tttcatagagggaggaatgacacttcccatgcgtaggattacaagggaatacctgttcaaccataggttgacgccgcatcagtgtgccccaaacatgttcaagatactaggctgtgtagatgtcctagacgagcggatgaatctaggccttacctGGCACGATGTGGTTTATCTATACGAGTGTCACCACATCGAGAACggagggtattatcttaaatcccgatccgaggtcgttaggttgatctcttgtctcccAATATCCAATAAAACCGTGAAGAACGATTTCCTTATTGCTTCGGGGGAGTGGTTCGATGGTATTCATTgcccaactcgggcaggaatcTCAGGTGCGGCGTCTTTAGGGCCAATCCTTTTCGGGAAAGGGTTTAGTATTGGGGGGTTATTTTTCTCGCTTTCTTtacaattggaaaatttcatgaacTAGTCCCACTTTTCTTGGACGTTTGCAGATAAAGTTCATGTCGCTCCTCGGCTAAACCTCGTGAATGTGCCAGCGTTGAACTACCTTCTAAGGTCGGAAATTTACATTACTGAGGACGGACAGTTACGTGCGGCtcatctggttctgggctatcaacctctaagcCACTCTTTCCAAGCTATCGATCACGTCATAAGGGCTAgcagtccgaggttggctaggattgacgtgtctaAGACCGGGTTCCTAGCTCAACGTGATTTTCCACCAGTCGTACTACCCGGCGTTCGAGATCCCTATCTAGCAGAGCAACTACCTCCGCCAGACGAGCCTGGCGTTGCTGTTCCGGTTGAAGGGGAAGCTGAATCATCTcatctttcccttgaggaagagatagacgagttttatttcGAGGAGGAGGTTCAGCAAGCCCCCTTGGTTGAGCTTTTTGATCCTGAAGGAGAGCAGGACCAACACTCCGCAGTTGGTGCTCCCATAATCATAACCTGCTCAGACGACCCCTCGGACGAAGAGATAGAACCCATGGCCGGGAAGGGAAAAACTTTACAAGAGTTGATGGCCTCCCGAGGGAAAGGTCAATCATCAAAAGGTCAGTCATCAAAAGGACCAACTCAGTCACAGGCCCAGacccttccccctgtggtcTCTCAGATTCCCTCGGACCTAggccttaaggttaatccggacctgaagaagaaaaggccggttGACACTCTTGAGGAGGGTGAGGTGGTtgcccagccgaccaagcagcaaaagaccacccgggcgccaaggagcagaaggggtgACTCCGCGGAAAGCCGGGATGAGAAGAACCGTGCTGAGGTGCGCGCCACCCCGCGCACATGGAGCCTCAAGTTGGAGCTAGATGGGGTTGCCATTCCCTACAATGCGTCAATCCGAGAGTATAACCGGGGCCGAGCAGGGTACGTAGTTGATGCCTTGgagcaacccctactccttcctcgggatatggaggcctacaggcggttctctcagcccGAGATTTTCCTATCCCTCAAAAGGGATCTCGCGATGGTAAGTGacccttttactgttttattaatttatttaaccccgtcaaattttaaaccaatcttgtttcgttcgcagattactcagcaggtattTGTGGCGGAGGAGTTTTGTCGTGATAATCGCAGtcgggctgaggctgagacccagtctcggacggagatggagaaagccttggggtcccttAAGCACGATCACCTTGAACTCACGGAGAAGTTCAAGGAGTCGGAGAAACGGCGCAAGAGTGCAGAGGCCGGTTTGAAAAGtgctgagacccaggcggaggatcagcgcaaagagctgtactCGACCCAGATCAACCTTGCCACCGAGAAGCAGGCAGTGCTGGATCTCAAGGTTACCCTGCAAAAAGTCGAGGATGAGCTGCGGCGGGTTAAAGAGGAGgctcagctgatccgagaggctgcAGAGGCTGAAAAGAGTGCTTCTCGCCAGCTCGGGGtccaagaaacggaggccaggctatccgaggagatccccgaggtgtgcagggactactgcagcatctcatgggctcatgcccttGATGCTGTAGGAATTCCTGCGGATTTGGCGCTAAGACTGCCCGAGAACATCTTCTAtcctcaggagatccgagagaatcctgatggCGCCCAAGCGGCTTCGGAGCAGGATCTGGCGGTGCCTAATGTCGTCCCTGTGCCTGATAAAGCGAAGGATCCTGCCACGGACCCTACCATCgaggctcctcctcctcagccaaagcagaaagaagatcctcctgctaaggcttagcctttaggcttttaatttatgtattcccttccttttttttttttttttttgaatgagagtcgTCCTGTTTTTGcgctcttttgtaaggaccACTCTTTGTATTGacctcggaatattaatatagaatgtttgCCTTGCTTTCTATGGATGTATGCTAGTACcgctccctctttttttttttttaacgtttgCAACgacataaataaatgtaaacGGTCGAGATAAAAAGGATGCTGGGCAGCAAATTTGAATGAGGGTTGCGATGGTGCTAGACTGCGCGCACGCCTTAAAATGATTTCCCCTAAGTAATAATTTCTCAAtctgtcataagtaataatttctcctaagtctgtggtccgaggagccatgcaggatttaagttctgtttaaaacttgtagaaattgtcataagtaataatttcccataagtaataatttcccctaagtctgtggtccaaggagccatgcaggacttaggttctgtttaaaatttgtataaattgccataagtaataatttcccctaagtctgtggtccgaggagccatgcaggacttaggttctgtttaaaacttgtataaattgccataagtaataatttcccccaagtctgtggtccgaggagtcatgtaggacttaggttctgtttaaaacttgtataaattgccataagtaataatttcccctaagtctgtggtccgaggagccatgcagaacttaggttctatttaaaacttgtataaattgtcataagtaataatttcccctaagtctgtggtccgaggagccatgcagaacttaggttctgtttaaaacttgtataaattgtcataagtaataatttcccccaagtctgtggtccgaggagccatgcaggacttaggttttgtttaaaacttgtagaaattgccatgagtaataatttcccctaagtctgtggtccgaggagccatgcaggacttaggttctgtttaaaactatgaatagttgtcataagtaataatttcccctaagtctgtggtccgaggagccatgcaggacttaggttctgtttaaaatttgcagaaattgtcataagtaataatttctcctaagtctgtggtccgaggagccatgcaggacttaggttctgtttaaaactatgaatagttgtaaATAGACTAGTAGGGAGAGGATAATcacgaaacaaaacatgggctaagccattttcattaataataatatcttctgaggttatttacattccatggtcgaggtacaattttttcatccaaatcttctagatagTAGGCGCCTatcccggccacggatgtgacacggtatggtccttcccaaatGGGCCCcagcttgccccaagaggggttttttgcactgccgagaatcttcctcatcacg
The sequence above is drawn from the Quercus robur chromosome 7, dhQueRobu3.1, whole genome shotgun sequence genome and encodes:
- the LOC126692156 gene encoding uncharacterized protein LOC126692156 — its product is MAGKGKTLQELMASRGKGQSSKGQSSKGPTQSQAQTLPPVVSQIPSDLGLKVNPDLKKKRPVDTLEEGEVVAQPTKQQKTTRAPRSRRGDSAESRDEKNRAEVRATPRTWSLKLELDGVAIPYNASIREYNRGRAGYVVDALEQPLLLPRDMEAYRRFSQPEIFLSLKRDLAMITQQVFVAEEFCRDNRSRAEAETQSRTEMEKALGSLKHDHLELTEKFKESEKRRKSAEAGLKSAETQAEDQRKELYSTQINLATEKQAVLDLKVTLQKVEDELRRVKEEAQLIREAAEAEKSASRQLGVQETEARLSEEIPEVCRDYCSISWAHALDAVGIPADLALRLPENIFYPQEIRENPDGAQAASEQDLAVPNVVPVPDKAKDPATDPTIEAPPPQPKQKEDPPAKA